The Vicia villosa cultivar HV-30 ecotype Madison, WI linkage group LG1, Vvil1.0, whole genome shotgun sequence genome includes a region encoding these proteins:
- the LOC131597199 gene encoding uncharacterized protein LOC131597199, translating into MIIFSLNLRGGGSRAKRKRVGYHIPKGDVDICFIQETKLSGIDLNVVKDMWGDVQVEWSHLDANGASGGILTMWKRDFFTLNINFRGEGFLGLCAEKEGKLIYFLNVYASCDLVTRKRTWNKVREFKNINFKGSWCIGGDFNSISSSEERIGTLTRSYRSDIMIFNEFIEEMELVDLPTIGGKFTWIKSNGKAMSRLDRFLLSESFVEDCKVDGQHIGERDVSDHAPIWLKDNRKD; encoded by the coding sequence ATGATTATTTTTTCCTTAAACTTGAGAGGAGGAGGTAGCCGGGCCAAGAGGAAGAGAGTCGGTTACCACATTCCAAAAGGGGATGTTGATATTTGctttattcaagaaacaaagttAAGTGGCATAGATTTAAATGTAGTCAAGGATATGTGGGGAGATGTTCAAGTTGAGTGGTCGCATTTGGATGCCAACGGGGCGTCGGGAGGCATTCTTACGATGTGGAAAAGGGACTTCTTCACTCTAAACATCAATTTTAGAGGTGAGGGTTTCTTGGGTCTTTGTGCAGAGAAGGAAGGTAAACTTATTTACTTTTTGAATGTCTACGCTTCTTGTGACTTAGTCACGCGAAAAAGGACTTGGAATAAGGTACGTGAGTTCAAAAACATCAACTTTAAAGGATCTTGGTGTATTGGAGGAgatttcaattctatctcctcTTCTGAAGAAAGAATTGGGACATTAACTCGAAGTTATAGGAGTGATATAATGATTTTTAATGAGTTCATAGAGGAAATGGAGTTGGTGGATCTACCTACTATAGGAGGCAAGTTTACTTGGATAAAAAGTAATGGCAAGGCTATGAGTAGGCTAGATAGATTTCTTCTATCGGAAAGTTTTGTTGAAGATTGTAAGGTGGATGGTCAACATATTGGTGAGAGGGATGTGTCCGACCATGCTCCAATTTGGTTGAAAGACAATAGAAAGGATTAG
- the LOC131645005 gene encoding uncharacterized protein LOC131645005 isoform X2: protein MAPDRDAPPENSQENSQERDAQERDATDTNAPPDTEAKEVARGITIMKGIIRHRDQGLVYHLDWNSDKQAIGPNSAKLTSYIGTLVRMHIPVSIAKWNLKSEELDAKKKAIWVELQRTFEIPDDRRRYILSLAGKRYRGWKAFLTNTYLKDKDGNFLEEAPGRPKKYEIFIDEKDWAEFVKQRDEDFRKRSATNSARASKPAYPYKKGRLGYARLEDKILEETKSEETSLPVHVLWKEARVGKNQAVDPDVQRVYTECETLSQSVSTGEGSVLSRALDAPEYPGRVRGKGHGVTPTSFYKSPRRRSNLTNEEVLQKLQELQAQVSELQRDKDMYMREKCNTSSVKETSDKASINCQRKFPEGISSCQLYLSSPNYRLVGKGKVHNTLGDLLHHRPLPDGHLKVSVDVVLDHDAMLPVPDMVSETTLLRDAIGSFVAWPSELITISDETAPIKPAIKGKGILQEEESVASLKEASARESQQVTQQVRSVPPTGPPKIAAKWAVLLWLGTGRRSQQWLICPI, encoded by the exons atggctccggatagagatgctccacctgaaaactcacaagaaaactcacaagaaagagatgctcaagaaagagatgccacggatacaaatgctccacctgatactgaagcaaaagaagttgcacgaggcatcaccattatgaagggaatcattcgacatagagaccaaggattagtataccatttggattggaattctgataaacaagcaattggtcctaattctgcaaagttgacaagctatattggtacacttgttcgtatgcatattccggtctccatagctaaatggaatctgaaaagcgaagagttggatgcgaaaaaaaaagcgatttgggtcgagcttcag aggacttttgagataccagatgatcgtagacgctacatacttagtttggccggcaaaagatatagagggtggaaagcttttttgacaaacacctatcttaaggataaagatggaaactttcttgaagaggcaccaggacggccaaaaaagtatgagatcttcattgatgaaaaagattgggctgagtttgtaaagcaaagagatgaagattttcggaaaaggagtgccacgaatagtgcgagagcatccaaacccgcgtatccatataaaaaagggcgtttgggatatgcacgcttagaggataaaatt ttagaggagactaaaagtgaggaaacttcacttcctgtacatgtgttgtggaaggaagctcgtgtgggcaagaatcaagctgtcgatcccgatgttcagagagtttatactgaatgt gagaccttgtcgcaatcggtatccaccggtgaagggagcgtacttagtagagcactagatgctcctgagtatcccggtcgggtgaggggtaagggtcatggtgtgactccaacctctttttacaagagtcctaggagaagatcaaatcttaccaatgaagaagtgttgcaaaagttgcaggaattgcaagcacaagtctctgaattgcaaagagataaagatatgtatatgagagaaaagtgcaacacttcatcggtgaaagaaactagtgataaggctagtatcaactgtcaaaggaaatttcccgag ggcatttcatcttgccaactatacttatcgtcaccgaattatcgactagttggcaagggaaaagtgcacaacactttgggagatttacttcaccatagaccgctcccggatggacacctgaaagtatcggtggatgttgtattagatcatgatgcgatgctaccggtacctgacatggtctcagagacgacattgctgcgagatgcaataggatcatttgttgcatggccctcggagctcattaccattagtgatgag actgctcctataaaacccgcaattaagggtaaagggattttacaggaggaggagtctgttgcatcactaaaagag gcatccgctcgggagtcacaacaagtgacgcagcaagttcgtagcgtaccacccactggtcctccgaagataGCGGCAAAATGGGCGGTGCTTTTGTGGCTCGGtaccggacgacgctcgcaacaatggttgatatgtccgatttga
- the LOC131645005 gene encoding uncharacterized protein LOC131645005 isoform X1: MDKTWMNSNRLSKEYEKGVWEFVEFAVAHSEDPLRMSCPCLGCCYGGKVDGNKLASHLLRFGIDRSYTCWTMHGEKSNGNAESSCNRKYASNDDCTDTYECDRVEEIAEALEEDLADCPKMFERLVSDAEKPLYDGCSKFTILSAVLKLYNLKADNGWSDKSFTELLALMKDMLPKDNVLPNRTYEAKKMLSSIGMSYDKIHACPNDCVLFRNEYAALNECPKCGAPRYKKKLSPAKVLWYFPIIPRFRRMYHSETDSRHLTWHADERIIDGKLRHPADSPQWMKVETDYPEFGKEVRNLRLSLSTDGMNPHGIQSISHSTWPVILMIYNLPPWLCMKRKYMMLSMLISGPKQPGNDIDVYLAPLIEDLKFLWENGVEVYDGYRKESFNLRAMLFGTINDFPAYGNLSGYSNKGQKACPVCEDETDTTRLELCQKNVFLGHRRFLNSNHHYRGWRKAFNGKAEHRTAPPFLSGDQIFEKVKDVSTQFGKPFAHSLVKGGWKKKSIFFELPYWKSLYVRHFLDVMHIEKNVFDSVIGTLLKYKESLRMAST; encoded by the coding sequence atggataagacatggatgaattcaaaccgattgtcgaaagagtacgagaaaggggtatgggaattcgttgagtttgcggttgcgcactccgaagacccgcttcgaatgtcgtgtccttgcttgggttgctgttatgggggtaaggttgacgggaataagttggcatcccatttactacggtttggaattgatagaagttatacatgttggacaatgcatggtgagaaaagtaacgggaatgctgagtcgagttgtaataggaagtatgcttcaaacgacgattgcacagacacatacgagtgcgatcgagtcgaagagattgcagaagcgcttgaagaagatcttgcggattgtcccaaaatgtttgagaggttggtaagcgatgcagagaaaccgttgtatgatggttgttcaaaattcacaatattgtctgcggtgttaaagttgtacaacttaaaggcggacaatggatggtcggataaaagtttcacagagttattagcccttatgaaagatatgctaccaaaggataatgttcttcccaatcgaacgtatgaagccaaaaagatgttgtcctctattggcatgagctatgataagatacatgcatgtccaaacgattgcgttttgtttcgaaacgagtatgcagcgttgaatgagtgtcctaaatgtggtgcccctcgatataagaaaaagttgtctcctgctaaagtcttatggtattttcctataattccgagatttagacgcatgtatcatagtgagaccgattcaagacacttgacttggcatgcagatgaaagaattattgatggaaagttgcgacatccggcagactcaccacaatggatgaaagttgaaactgattatcctgaatttggaaaagaagtaagaaaccttcggttgtcattgtctactgatggaatgaacccgcatggtattcaaagtatctcgcatagcacatggcctgtgattcttatgatttataacctacctccgtggctatgcatgaagcgtaagtacatgatgttatctatgctaatttctgggcctaaacaaccagggaatgacatagacgtatacttggcaccgttaatcgaagatttaaagtttttgtgggagaacggtgtggaggtttacgatgggtataggaaggaaagtttcaacttgagggcgatgttgtttggaacaattaatgattttccagcatacggaaatctatccgggtacagcaataaaggtcaaaaggcgtgtcctgtttgtgaagatgaaaccgatacgacacgattggagctttgtcagaagaatgtctttctcggccatcgtagattcttaaattctaatcatcactaccgtgggtggagaaaagcattcaatggaaaggccgaacatcgtacagccccgccttttttgtcaggtgatcaaatttttgaaaaggtgaaagatgtgagcactcagtttggcaagccttttgcacattcacttgtcaagggtgggtggaagaagaagtcaattttttttgaacttccatattggaagtcgttgtacgtaagacatttcctggatgttatgcatattgaaaaaaatgtatttgacagcgtcataggtacgttactcaaatacaaggaaagtctaaggatggcctcaacataa
- the LOC131624162 gene encoding uncharacterized protein LOC131624162 isoform X2: MMSWLRLILGKEHQHDFQTCLGLLDLDMKKEGSSLHGWTKMCLKKKSEKAKQRRASERHAANHRTESISIADHADRLVVAKIRTPLMQELHERTYWQRDGEYCDDRARDTQVEYQRLKVEILAKHPELGGPQRATSS, translated from the exons ATGATGAGCTGGTTGAGATTAATTTTAGGAAAAGAGCATCAGCACGACTTTCAGACATGTTTAGGCTTGCTAGACTTGGATATGAAGAAAGAGGGATCAAGCCTCCATGGATGGACGAAAATGTGTTTAAAGAAAAAATCTGAAAAAGCAAAGCAGCGTAGAGCATCAGAAAGGCATGCCGCTAATCATAGAACCGAAAGCATTAGTATTGCTGATCATGCTGATCGATTG GTTGTGGCTAAGATAAGAACTCCATTAATGCAAGAGCTTCACGAGAGGACTTATTGGCAAAGAGATGGAGAGTATTGCGACGACCGTGCTAGAGATACTCAA GTGGAGTACCAAAGGTTGAAGGTAGAGATTTTAGCTAAACATCCTGAGTTAGGTGGTCCACAAAGGGCGACATCCTCTTGA
- the LOC131624162 gene encoding uncharacterized protein LOC131624162 isoform X1, which produces MMSWLRLILGKEHQHDFQTCLGLLDLDMKKEGSSLHGWTKMCLKKKSEKAKQRRASERHAANHRTESISIADHADRLVVAKIRTPLMQELHERTYWQRDGEYCDDRARDTQGLHVEFMASLFVSVNAVEYQRLKVEILAKHPELGGPQRATSS; this is translated from the exons ATGATGAGCTGGTTGAGATTAATTTTAGGAAAAGAGCATCAGCACGACTTTCAGACATGTTTAGGCTTGCTAGACTTGGATATGAAGAAAGAGGGATCAAGCCTCCATGGATGGACGAAAATGTGTTTAAAGAAAAAATCTGAAAAAGCAAAGCAGCGTAGAGCATCAGAAAGGCATGCCGCTAATCATAGAACCGAAAGCATTAGTATTGCTGATCATGCTGATCGATTG GTTGTGGCTAAGATAAGAACTCCATTAATGCAAGAGCTTCACGAGAGGACTTATTGGCAAAGAGATGGAGAGTATTGCGACGACCGTGCTAGAGATACTCAA GGGCTGCATGTGGAGTTTATGGCCAGTCTCTTTGTATCAGTGAATGCA GTGGAGTACCAAAGGTTGAAGGTAGAGATTTTAGCTAAACATCCTGAGTTAGGTGGTCCACAAAGGGCGACATCCTCTTGA